The proteins below are encoded in one region of Aeromonas jandaei:
- the rfbG gene encoding CDP-glucose 4,6-dehydratase, whose amino-acid sequence MTQRIDASFWAGKRVLVTGHTGFKGSWLTLWLHRLGADVSGISLAPSSTPNLFDAAEIAKICRHHICDICTPEYFVPLVNTVRPEIVFHLAAQSLVREGYREPARTFETNLMGSVYLLDTLRTLDSVKSVVMVTTDKVYYNQESVWPYRETDRLGGHDPYSASKAASELVISCYREAFLAARGVAIATARAGNVIGGGDWSADRLIPDAVRAWQGGQTLSIRRPEAVRPWQHVLEPIAAYMVLAQRLYQEPRLSGAYNFGPR is encoded by the coding sequence ATGACGCAGCGTATTGATGCTTCCTTTTGGGCGGGGAAACGGGTGCTTGTCACCGGACATACAGGTTTCAAGGGCAGTTGGTTGACCTTGTGGCTGCATCGACTTGGTGCTGATGTGAGCGGAATTAGTCTAGCACCGAGCTCGACTCCCAATCTGTTTGATGCCGCGGAGATAGCTAAGATATGCCGTCATCATATTTGCGATATCTGTACGCCGGAGTATTTTGTGCCACTTGTAAATACAGTGAGACCAGAGATCGTATTCCATCTTGCAGCGCAATCATTGGTTCGAGAGGGTTATCGTGAGCCAGCACGAACATTTGAAACCAATCTGATGGGGTCGGTGTATTTATTAGACACGCTCAGGACATTGGACTCAGTCAAGAGTGTTGTTATGGTTACCACGGATAAGGTCTATTACAATCAAGAGTCTGTTTGGCCTTATCGGGAGACTGACCGTTTGGGGGGGCACGATCCATACAGTGCAAGCAAGGCTGCCAGTGAACTGGTGATAAGTTGTTATCGTGAGGCATTCTTGGCCGCTAGGGGGGTTGCCATCGCAACTGCTCGAGCTGGTAATGTCATCGGTGGAGGAGATTGGTCCGCCGATCGTTTGATTCCTGATGCGGTACGGGCCTGGCAAGGAGGTCAGACTTTATCCATTCGGCGCCCCGAGGCCGTTCGACCGTGGCAGCATGTCTTGGAGCCTATTGCCGCCTATATGGTGTTGGCTCAACGTCTGTATCAAGAGCCTCGATTGTCAGGGGCTTATAACTTCGGTCCGAGATAG
- a CDS encoding glycosyltransferase, with protein sequence MKKKIVIFGVGSLYKRALPYINGVFDIVALSDNNSCLHDSIIDGIPVISPPNIIGKEFDGVVILSSYSKEIIDQLIKIGVDELLITNGQKMLTGIFQPLLERALICSDRYASNAKSDISFFIDTLGNGGAEKALVDLTTMLSKNFFSASIIVLFNIGCYFDAIPSQFPIRILFNPSDKELVEIAFKLINWNVLRRILKITNSRIDVSFLDGFSSFLVVAGNASKKIGWIHSDVSYYLDNEQKKKEASAVYSLFTDVVFVTKNSQVAWDSLFPDIKQVKKHVIYNIVNIDDITSHKKNRDILAFDKLTFVTVGRLDYVKGFDLLINICHRLNNEGYDNYQLLIIGEGSDRPLLLNMIEELNIPNISFLGHLAYPYDYIDAADFFLSSSRAEGFSLAILEALLLRTPVIATKTAGSMELITRLGGGILVENNIDALYSEMKSACDGKLNVIFSAKEDFENINRETCGKIINILRNEEDTSLK encoded by the coding sequence ATGAAAAAAAAGATAGTAATATTTGGTGTGGGAAGTCTATACAAGAGAGCATTGCCATATATAAATGGTGTCTTTGACATTGTTGCGCTATCCGATAATAATAGTTGCCTACATGACTCTATAATTGACGGCATTCCGGTAATATCCCCTCCAAATATTATAGGGAAAGAGTTCGATGGAGTTGTTATATTAAGCTCCTATTCTAAAGAAATAATTGATCAGTTAATTAAAATTGGTGTGGATGAGCTTCTGATAACCAATGGACAAAAAATGCTTACAGGCATATTCCAACCTTTACTTGAAAGAGCCTTGATTTGTAGTGATAGATATGCTAGTAACGCCAAGAGTGACATATCTTTTTTCATCGATACATTGGGAAATGGTGGTGCTGAAAAGGCCCTCGTTGATCTCACAACGATGCTTTCGAAGAATTTTTTTTCAGCATCTATTATTGTCCTTTTTAACATCGGATGTTATTTCGATGCAATCCCTAGTCAGTTCCCGATAAGAATACTATTTAATCCAAGTGATAAAGAATTAGTAGAGATTGCTTTTAAATTAATAAATTGGAATGTTCTAAGAAGGATATTAAAAATTACTAATAGTCGGATTGATGTATCATTCCTTGATGGATTTAGCTCATTTTTAGTTGTTGCCGGGAATGCAAGTAAAAAAATTGGATGGATACATTCTGATGTCTCTTATTATCTTGACAATGAGCAGAAAAAGAAAGAAGCATCAGCGGTGTATTCTCTGTTTACTGATGTGGTTTTTGTAACAAAAAATTCTCAAGTGGCATGGGATTCATTATTTCCTGATATTAAGCAGGTGAAAAAACATGTGATTTACAACATAGTAAATATTGATGATATTACAAGTCATAAAAAAAATAGAGATATATTGGCATTTGATAAATTAACGTTTGTTACTGTAGGTCGTCTTGATTATGTAAAAGGCTTTGACTTGCTAATTAATATATGCCATAGATTAAATAATGAGGGTTACGATAATTATCAGCTACTCATAATTGGAGAAGGCAGCGACAGGCCCCTACTTTTGAATATGATAGAAGAGCTTAACATTCCTAATATCAGTTTTTTAGGGCACCTTGCATACCCTTATGATTATATTGATGCTGCTGATTTTTTTCTATCATCGTCACGTGCTGAAGGTTTTTCTCTGGCCATTTTAGAAGCACTTTTACTGAGGACTCCTGTGATTGCTACAAAAACTGCTGGTTCTATGGAGCTAATCACTCGTTTAGGTGGAGGGATATTAGTGGAGAATAATATTGATGCTCTTTATTCAGAAATGAAAAGTGCATGTGATGGAAAGTTAAATGTCATTTTCTCTGCTAAAGAAGATTTTGAAAATATTAATAGAGAAACATGTGGAAAAATAATTAATATATTAAGGAATGAAGAAGACACATCTTTGAAGTAA
- the rfbF gene encoding glucose-1-phosphate cytidylyltransferase, with protein sequence MKAIILAGGLGTRISEESHLKPKPMIEIGGKPILWHIMKMYSHHGINDFIICLGYKGYIIKEYFANYFLHMSDVTFDMPNNRMEVHHNHVEPWRVTLVDTGEDTLTGGRLRRVEEYVKGEAAFCFTYGDGLSDVDIRQLINFHKAHGKIATVTAVAPPGRYGALTRDGNLVTGFSEKPRGDGGLINGGFFVLSPAVFTLLEGDQCSWEGEPLATLANMAQLMSFEHQGFWQPMDTLREKNQLEELWANHRAPWKVWA encoded by the coding sequence GTGAAAGCAATAATCCTTGCTGGTGGTCTCGGAACAAGAATAAGTGAAGAGTCTCATCTTAAGCCAAAACCTATGATTGAAATTGGTGGCAAGCCTATCCTTTGGCATATCATGAAAATGTACTCGCATCATGGGATTAATGATTTCATAATTTGCTTGGGGTATAAGGGTTATATTATTAAAGAATATTTTGCAAATTATTTTTTACATATGTCGGATGTTACATTTGATATGCCGAATAATCGTATGGAAGTTCATCATAACCATGTTGAACCTTGGCGGGTAACATTGGTCGATACTGGTGAAGATACTCTCACGGGGGGACGGTTACGACGTGTAGAGGAGTACGTGAAGGGTGAAGCAGCGTTTTGTTTTACTTATGGGGATGGACTCAGTGATGTGGATATTCGGCAACTTATTAATTTTCATAAAGCTCACGGCAAGATCGCAACAGTGACTGCGGTTGCACCGCCAGGTCGTTATGGTGCTCTGACTCGGGACGGCAATCTAGTGACAGGCTTTTCTGAGAAACCCAGAGGCGATGGAGGTTTGATTAATGGCGGTTTTTTCGTGCTCTCTCCTGCCGTTTTCACATTGCTGGAGGGAGATCAATGCAGTTGGGAAGGTGAACCTCTGGCCACATTAGCAAATATGGCGCAGTTGATGTCATTCGAACATCAAGGGTTTTGGCAGCCGATGGATACGTTGCGTGAAAAGAATCAGTTGGAGGAGTTATGGGCCAATCACAGGGCTCCTTGGAAGGTATGGGCATGA
- a CDS encoding glycosyltransferase, which produces MESIIVFGSGGLFKSFQKYIYDVYNVSFFLDNDYSKHGLYINGSIIVKPDASLCLVHEKIIVASFFFDEIKQQLINLGVCTTRISNIADETQLLAMAFSDIKDNANTSRVNSELKSIVSSTKRDILFIVNSMVMGGSELSLLNTLKTIDYSKNRVILVIINGGGTLTTRIPDDVVTIEIYKTPNECAMQQCLFRYLPANVLYNTYINRCFDIVVSYTIGSSAKLACAIPAHKKIAWIHSDFSVSHPTKSNFISIEDEVNCYNEFTEIVFVSNSALNGFNLLFKGVDVKKTVMGNIFDVKDVVSKSALLDVNDHMLRHSKKKYEIKFIFVGRLSKEKGIIRLLNAFESALKVNDNLQLIIVGHGNLFLTVQSIILDRGIDNNVVLIGECDNPYPYMRSADILILPSYYEGQPLVIGEAFILGLPIIATGSKACREMLRDGEFGLVVENNERGIFNGICQAMSQEDFIPTYTKKSQLGLFSLKTKLEDDFFS; this is translated from the coding sequence ATGGAGTCGATAATTGTTTTTGGTAGTGGTGGATTATTTAAATCCTTTCAGAAGTATATATATGATGTATACAATGTGAGTTTTTTTTTAGATAATGACTATAGCAAGCATGGCCTATACATTAATGGTTCAATAATTGTAAAGCCAGATGCCTCGTTGTGTTTAGTGCATGAAAAAATAATTGTTGCAAGTTTTTTTTTCGATGAAATAAAGCAACAGCTCATAAATTTAGGTGTTTGCACTACTAGAATTTCCAATATAGCAGATGAAACACAATTGCTAGCTATGGCTTTTTCAGATATCAAAGATAACGCGAACACTAGCAGAGTAAATAGTGAGCTGAAATCAATAGTTTCAAGTACTAAACGAGATATTTTGTTTATAGTTAACTCCATGGTTATGGGCGGTTCAGAATTATCACTTCTAAATACTTTAAAAACTATAGACTACTCTAAAAACAGGGTTATATTAGTCATTATTAATGGTGGCGGTACACTAACCACTCGCATTCCTGATGATGTAGTTACTATTGAAATATATAAGACCCCAAACGAATGTGCAATGCAGCAATGCTTGTTTAGATATCTTCCAGCAAATGTACTGTATAATACTTATATAAATAGATGTTTTGATATTGTTGTTTCTTATACAATAGGCTCTTCTGCAAAATTGGCATGTGCAATTCCTGCACATAAAAAAATAGCTTGGATTCATTCTGATTTCAGTGTTTCACATCCAACAAAAAGTAATTTTATTTCGATTGAGGATGAAGTTAATTGTTATAATGAATTTACTGAGATTGTGTTTGTTTCTAATTCCGCCTTGAATGGTTTCAATCTACTATTTAAAGGGGTAGATGTAAAAAAAACAGTTATGGGGAATATTTTTGATGTTAAAGATGTTGTAAGTAAATCAGCGTTGCTAGACGTAAATGATCACATGTTACGCCATAGCAAAAAAAAATATGAAATTAAATTTATATTTGTTGGTAGACTATCAAAAGAAAAAGGAATTATTCGGTTACTTAACGCATTTGAGAGTGCTTTAAAAGTAAATGATAATTTGCAGTTGATAATTGTTGGTCATGGGAATCTGTTTCTAACAGTACAATCCATCATTTTAGATAGAGGAATTGATAATAATGTCGTGCTGATTGGAGAATGCGACAATCCCTATCCTTACATGCGTTCAGCAGATATCCTAATACTGCCTTCATATTATGAGGGACAGCCTTTAGTAATTGGAGAAGCATTTATTCTCGGGCTTCCTATAATTGCCACTGGTTCAAAGGCATGTAGAGAAATGCTACGCGATGGTGAGTTTGGCCTTGTTGTTGAGAACAATGAGAGGGGGATTTTTAATGGAATATGTCAGGCAATGTCACAGGAAGATTTCATACCTACATATACCAAAAAATCTCAACTTGGTCTTTTTTCATTAAAAACTAAATTGGAAGATGACTTTTTTTCTTGA
- a CDS encoding dTDP-4-dehydrorhamnose 3,5-epimerase family protein — MSRFTLLSEPLLGARLLQREVHADSRGALSRLFCVEDLSVLGWGACVAQVNLTCTSRCGTVRGLHFQYPPHAEKKLVTCIRGRVWDVIVDIRADSPTFLMWHAEELSDENLRSLLIPEGFAHGFQTLSDEVEMLYCHSAAYVAVAEGGLYPLDPYLQISWPMPITEISARDRQHSALNDSFQGVLIR; from the coding sequence ATGAGTCGTTTTACCCTATTGTCCGAACCATTACTTGGTGCCAGATTGTTGCAGCGCGAAGTGCATGCTGACTCACGCGGTGCTTTGAGCAGACTCTTCTGTGTCGAAGATCTGTCTGTTCTGGGTTGGGGGGCATGCGTGGCACAGGTCAATCTGACATGTACGTCCCGCTGTGGCACTGTCCGTGGGCTCCATTTCCAATATCCACCGCATGCCGAGAAAAAGTTGGTGACCTGTATTCGGGGGCGGGTTTGGGACGTAATTGTCGACATTCGGGCTGATTCACCGACTTTTCTGATGTGGCATGCGGAGGAACTTTCGGATGAGAACCTCCGTTCTTTGCTGATTCCAGAAGGATTTGCGCACGGTTTTCAGACCCTGAGTGATGAAGTCGAAATGCTTTATTGTCATTCGGCAGCCTATGTTGCAGTTGCAGAAGGAGGACTCTATCCATTGGATCCGTATCTTCAGATTTCATGGCCGATGCCGATAACAGAAATTTCCGCACGTGATCGCCAGCATTCTGCATTAAACGACAGTTTTCAAGGAGTGTTAATTCGATGA
- a CDS encoding glycosyltransferase family 2 protein, with protein sequence MAKKPFFSIVIPTRDRPELVIKVLKSLTLQTFSDFEVIISDNGCIPLCEHKISSFLGDARFHYKRPSSVMNMCDHWEFAIESAQGEYITVLGDKFILRSDALSLMAKEISKYTPDVVTWQYEFFDVNKSVNGGLYGDYHPLIKPGIAKPYSPSLELERRFSFDFPLFCRFNKSSDSYGKIYSGFVRADILIYIKNCYGRIFHPMSPDFTSMIAILNESKICIDINQALMLIISMDGISTGAATRSSLYAARKYIESYGRDSFDYWQKLPIKGLGVGHNSYVSAEFDLIKSLAKDGPVKNLELDKGAIAFWAKEDLKVVSDIDFTERAKFEKLLLPWISSIDKPRLERLEYNLIEHSKPAKSEIYHSGLKKTNEFVRGISAEHLAYIHWHDGIALPRKPVSEKAMELFEALDYLEDYNNYSCQILGINTH encoded by the coding sequence ATGGCTAAAAAACCATTCTTCAGTATTGTGATTCCTACTCGAGATCGACCCGAGCTTGTAATAAAAGTATTGAAATCGTTAACGTTGCAAACATTCTCAGATTTTGAAGTTATTATATCTGATAATGGGTGTATTCCTTTGTGTGAACATAAAATATCTTCATTTTTAGGTGATGCAAGGTTTCACTATAAGAGACCATCTTCCGTTATGAATATGTGTGATCACTGGGAATTTGCGATAGAAAGCGCGCAAGGTGAATATATTACAGTATTAGGTGATAAGTTCATTTTGCGTTCTGATGCGTTGTCTTTAATGGCTAAAGAAATCTCAAAATACACACCTGATGTAGTAACATGGCAATATGAATTTTTTGATGTAAATAAATCAGTAAACGGGGGGTTATATGGAGACTATCATCCTTTAATAAAGCCTGGTATTGCAAAACCATATTCCCCATCTCTAGAATTAGAACGTCGCTTTAGTTTTGATTTTCCTTTATTTTGCCGATTTAACAAGTCATCTGATAGTTATGGGAAGATATATTCTGGCTTTGTTAGGGCAGACATATTAATTTACATTAAAAATTGTTATGGTAGAATATTTCATCCAATGAGTCCTGATTTTACATCGATGATTGCTATTCTAAATGAAAGTAAAATATGTATCGACATAAACCAAGCTTTGATGCTGATTATTAGCATGGATGGGATTTCAACTGGTGCTGCTACTCGGTCGTCACTTTATGCTGCCCGTAAGTATATTGAAAGTTATGGAAGAGATTCATTTGACTATTGGCAAAAATTACCAATCAAGGGACTTGGAGTAGGACATAACTCTTATGTTTCTGCCGAATTTGATCTAATTAAGTCGTTGGCGAAGGATGGTCCAGTTAAAAATCTGGAATTAGATAAAGGGGCTATTGCATTTTGGGCAAAAGAGGATCTTAAGGTTGTGTCAGATATTGATTTCACTGAGCGAGCCAAGTTTGAGAAATTGTTGCTTCCTTGGATTTCTTCAATTGATAAGCCAAGGCTGGAGAGATTGGAATATAACCTCATAGAGCATTCTAAACCAGCAAAAAGTGAGATTTATCACTCTGGCTTGAAAAAAACAAATGAGTTTGTTCGTGGGATATCCGCCGAACACTTGGCTTATATTCATTGGCATGATGGTATTGCATTGCCAAGAAAACCTGTATCAGAAAAGGCAATGGAATTATTTGAAGCATTAGACTATTTAGAAGACTATAATAACTATTCATGTCAGATACTTGGCATTAACACACATTAA
- a CDS encoding DegT/DnrJ/EryC1/StrS family aminotransferase: protein MSERILYTKPSITELEIGYATDAATNGWGERCYEYIDRFERLFREHLGVKYVIATSSGTGALHMGMAALGIGAGDEVILADSNWIASVAPVIHLGAKPVFVDILPDSWCLDPDLVEAAITPRTKAILAVHLYGNLCHMTQLLEIGKRYRIPVIEDAAEAIGSIYHGQRAGSIGRFGAFSFHGTKTMTTGEGGMFVTNDDDLYERVLTLSNHGRARGQTRQFWPETVGYKYKMSNIQAAIGCGQMARVEELICRKRQILQYYRQALLPLRGLSMNPEPLDGVNGAWMPTVIFERDLGITREHLISEFSSANIDARVFFWPLSQLPVFSGAEGKPLAKDIAARSINLPSYHDITPAQMDQVIQVIVKLHGEVCRVQ, encoded by the coding sequence ATGAGTGAGCGTATCTTATATACCAAACCATCTATCACCGAGCTAGAAATTGGCTACGCCACTGATGCGGCGACCAACGGCTGGGGAGAGCGTTGTTATGAATATATTGACCGTTTTGAACGGCTTTTCCGTGAGCATCTGGGTGTGAAATACGTGATCGCCACGTCAAGCGGTACCGGTGCCCTGCATATGGGGATGGCTGCGCTAGGCATCGGTGCTGGTGATGAAGTGATATTGGCTGACAGTAACTGGATTGCCAGCGTTGCCCCCGTAATCCATTTGGGGGCGAAACCTGTTTTTGTGGATATATTACCCGACTCCTGGTGTCTGGATCCTGACTTGGTTGAGGCTGCAATTACGCCACGTACCAAGGCCATTCTTGCAGTACATCTCTATGGCAACCTCTGCCATATGACGCAATTGCTTGAGATTGGTAAACGCTACAGGATTCCTGTAATTGAAGATGCAGCAGAAGCGATTGGTTCTATATATCATGGCCAGCGAGCTGGTTCTATCGGGCGCTTTGGTGCTTTTTCATTTCATGGAACCAAAACAATGACAACCGGTGAAGGTGGCATGTTTGTTACCAATGATGACGACCTCTATGAACGGGTGTTAACATTGAGCAACCACGGTCGAGCACGTGGACAGACTCGCCAGTTCTGGCCAGAGACTGTGGGATATAAATACAAGATGTCGAATATTCAGGCGGCGATCGGTTGTGGTCAGATGGCTCGGGTTGAAGAATTGATTTGTCGAAAGAGACAAATTTTGCAGTATTATCGCCAAGCATTGCTTCCCCTGAGAGGACTGTCGATGAATCCTGAGCCTCTTGATGGCGTTAATGGTGCTTGGATGCCAACTGTTATATTTGAACGGGACTTAGGCATCACTCGTGAACATCTGATTTCTGAATTCAGCAGTGCCAACATTGATGCCAGAGTTTTTTTCTGGCCGTTATCACAACTGCCGGTATTTAGTGGTGCAGAAGGAAAACCACTAGCAAAAGATATTGCCGCTAGAAGCATTAACCTCCCGAGCTATCATGATATTACTCCTGCGCAAATGGATCAGGTTATTCAAGTGATTGTTAAGTTACACGGTGAGGTTTGTCGTGTGCAATAA
- a CDS encoding class I SAM-dependent methyltransferase, which yields MKRDLNLVSGEYNPNSVTSIENDLILNWYPHRVIRRSGHVERLLELGLGHGHTAKIFNEHSDSYTVLDGSSVVIKQFKANNPDFTGCVIESYFEDFQSDENYDVIVMGFILEHVDDPHLILKKYRNMLKSNGRLYIAVPNAKSLNRRFGLALGIIDDIYSLNENDLALGHLRQYCLDTLTLAVTHAGYKVTYQEGIYLKPLPLSTLKTLDNFEDNLQAMLKVGVDFPELCVGIMLELTII from the coding sequence ATGAAAAGAGATTTGAATCTAGTATCAGGAGAGTATAATCCAAACTCAGTAACAAGTATTGAAAATGATCTCATTTTGAATTGGTACCCCCATAGAGTTATTCGGCGAAGTGGTCATGTAGAACGGCTTCTTGAATTAGGTCTAGGGCATGGCCATACTGCTAAGATATTTAACGAGCACAGTGATAGTTACACTGTGTTGGACGGCTCATCAGTAGTTATTAAACAATTCAAAGCTAATAATCCTGATTTTACAGGTTGTGTTATTGAATCGTACTTTGAAGATTTTCAGTCAGATGAAAATTATGACGTCATAGTGATGGGGTTTATTCTTGAACATGTAGATGACCCACATCTGATACTGAAAAAGTATCGCAATATGTTGAAGTCAAATGGAAGGTTGTATATTGCGGTACCTAATGCCAAGTCGCTTAATCGCAGGTTTGGGCTTGCACTCGGAATAATTGATGATATCTATTCACTGAATGAAAATGATTTGGCATTAGGACATCTTCGTCAATATTGCTTGGACACACTCACACTGGCGGTTACTCATGCTGGCTATAAAGTTACCTATCAAGAGGGGATATATTTAAAACCCCTTCCATTAAGCACTCTTAAAACTCTCGATAACTTTGAAGACAACTTGCAGGCAATGTTGAAAGTCGGTGTTGACTTTCCTGAATTATGTGTAGGGATAATGTTGGAACTGACAATTATATGA
- a CDS encoding class I SAM-dependent methyltransferase, which produces MRCRHCGTPLVHRFLDLGFAPPSNAYLSATDLSRPEVTYPLRLRVCDQCWLVQTEDFASADQLFCADYAYFSSTSTSWLAHAARYCARMIDELSLTSTSHVVEIAANDGYLLKNFVAAEIPCLGVEPTAGTAASAELLDIPIIREFFSSELAQQMRGKGQGADLLIGNNVLAHVPDINDFCRGLKCLLNPGGTLTLEFPHLLQLLRQVQFDTVYHEHFSYLSLQTVLRILASVGLRVFHVESLATHGGSLRVFACHADEQRPDTVAVAECLHQEAVAGLHQLNIYLKFQAQADRVKNSLLSFLLTQHQAGQTVVAYGAAAKGNTLLNYAGVRPDLLPYICDAACSKQGRFMPGSHIPILPPEVLMANPPDFVLILPWNLADEISRQLAPLRAAGTRFVVAVPRLEIL; this is translated from the coding sequence ATGAGATGCCGACACTGCGGTACCCCGCTGGTTCATCGTTTTCTCGATCTGGGCTTTGCTCCGCCATCGAATGCCTATCTGTCTGCCACCGATCTCTCCCGACCAGAAGTAACCTACCCCTTGCGCTTGCGAGTGTGTGACCAGTGTTGGCTGGTACAAACGGAGGATTTTGCTTCGGCAGATCAGCTTTTTTGTGCAGATTATGCATATTTTTCAAGTACATCGACCAGCTGGTTAGCTCATGCCGCCCGTTATTGTGCGCGCATGATTGACGAGTTGTCTCTGACGTCCACGAGTCATGTGGTTGAGATTGCTGCCAACGATGGGTATTTGCTGAAGAACTTTGTAGCTGCAGAGATTCCTTGCCTGGGAGTGGAACCTACCGCTGGTACTGCCGCTTCTGCTGAATTGCTGGATATTCCGATTATCCGGGAGTTTTTTAGTTCCGAGTTAGCTCAACAAATGAGAGGAAAAGGACAAGGGGCGGATCTACTGATCGGTAATAATGTTCTCGCCCATGTGCCGGATATCAATGATTTTTGTCGTGGCTTGAAATGTCTGCTTAATCCAGGTGGAACTTTGACGCTGGAGTTTCCTCATCTGCTGCAATTATTGCGGCAGGTTCAGTTCGATACAGTTTATCACGAGCATTTTTCGTATCTGTCGCTGCAGACTGTGCTACGGATTTTGGCTTCGGTTGGCCTGAGAGTGTTCCACGTGGAGTCACTGGCGACCCATGGCGGAAGCTTACGGGTATTTGCCTGTCATGCCGATGAACAACGACCGGATACTGTGGCTGTCGCAGAGTGCTTGCATCAGGAGGCCGTGGCTGGATTACATCAGTTGAACATCTATCTGAAGTTCCAAGCACAGGCGGACAGAGTCAAAAATTCACTACTTTCATTCTTATTAACACAGCATCAAGCGGGGCAGACGGTGGTTGCCTATGGTGCAGCCGCTAAAGGCAATACTTTGTTGAACTATGCCGGTGTTCGTCCCGATCTGCTGCCTTATATCTGTGATGCTGCCTGTTCAAAACAGGGGCGATTTATGCCTGGGAGCCATATTCCAATCTTGCCGCCGGAAGTACTGATGGCTAATCCCCCTGATTTTGTCCTGATTTTACCTTGGAATTTGGCTGATGAAATCAGCCGCCAACTGGCGCCTCTGAGGGCCGCAGGAACTCGTTTCGTCGTCGCGGTTCCGCGTTTGGAGATCCTATGA
- a CDS encoding WbqC family protein, producing the protein MCNNNGYTVVISQPMYFPWIGLFQQINYSNAFVFYDDVQFTRGFFNRVQLKNKHGIVWLTVPLMKWHRGARISDVQIDNTKPWQSQHLNMLQQAFSQTRYGADVMDIVQSVFSRQSDSLSDLAIVSTKIMCQYLGLETEKRQFSCSSSLNIDGKSSDRLIKICQHLHASEYLTGHGAKHYLFHEQFEKNGLQVNYIDYVLTPYPQQFGDFTPYVTALDAIAHLGPEAVTLLPARKISWRAFS; encoded by the coding sequence GTGTGCAATAATAATGGTTATACGGTAGTCATTTCTCAACCAATGTATTTCCCCTGGATCGGTTTGTTTCAACAAATAAATTACTCTAATGCCTTTGTTTTTTATGACGACGTTCAATTCACTCGTGGTTTTTTCAATAGGGTACAGCTAAAAAATAAGCATGGCATAGTGTGGTTGACCGTACCATTGATGAAGTGGCATCGTGGCGCGCGTATCAGTGATGTACAGATAGACAACACAAAGCCTTGGCAATCTCAACATCTTAATATGCTTCAACAGGCATTTAGTCAAACGCGCTATGGCGCTGATGTGATGGACATTGTGCAAAGTGTGTTTTCTAGGCAGTCAGACTCGCTGAGTGATCTAGCCATCGTTTCAACCAAAATTATGTGTCAGTATTTGGGGCTTGAGACAGAAAAACGACAATTTTCCTGTTCATCGTCACTCAATATTGATGGGAAAAGTAGTGATCGACTTATTAAAATCTGCCAGCATCTCCATGCTAGCGAATATTTAACTGGCCATGGAGCAAAACATTATTTATTTCATGAGCAATTTGAAAAAAATGGCTTGCAGGTCAATTATATCGATTATGTATTGACTCCATACCCGCAACAGTTTGGTGATTTTACACCTTATGTTACGGCGCTTGATGCCATTGCCCATCTGGGACCTGAAGCTGTAACGCTCTTACCTGCAAGGAAAATTTCGTGGCGAGCATTTAGTTAA